A single genomic interval of Suncus etruscus isolate mSunEtr1 chromosome 10, mSunEtr1.pri.cur, whole genome shotgun sequence harbors:
- the SLC30A4 gene encoding probable proton-coupled zinc antiporter SLC30A4 — protein sequence MAGPGAWQRFRALLRRRDAPLFLHDASALDLADDAAFEAPPRLTKLRAVVADDGDAPEAPPAPDDDALLDPDVPLAPPRLSLKADEPCARCSGRRDSLRQRRVKARLALAALLYLLFMVGELVGGYIANSLAIMTDALHMLTDLSAIILTLLALWLSSKSPTKRFTFGFHRLEVLSAMISVLLVYILMGFLLYEAVQRTIHMQYEINGDIMLITAAVGVAVNIIMGFLLKQSGHHHAHSHSLPSSSSTIGPRGEHNHGQDSLAVRAAFVHALGDLVQSVGVLIAAYIIRFKPEYKIADPICTYVFSLLVAFTTIRIIWDTVVIILEGVPSHLNIDHIKESLMKIEDVYSVEDLNIWSLTTGKPTAIVHLQLSLSCYASGRGFKVTDLWRCLYNTPQKQKGKKPCKSVEDRHEG from the exons ATGGCCGGGCCCGGCGCGTGGCAGCGCTTCAGGGCGCTGCTGCGGAGGCGCGACGCGCCGCTCTTCCTGCACGACGCCAGCGCCCTGGACCTGGCCGACGACGCGGCCTTCGAGGCGCCGCCCCGCCTCACCAAGCTGCGCGCCGTGGTGGCCGACGACGGCGACGCCCCCGAGGCGCCCCCCGCGCCCGACGACGACGCGCTGCTGGACCCCGACGTGCCGCTGGCGCCCCCGCGCCTGAGCCTCAAGGCCGACGAGCCCTGCGCGCGCTGCAGCGGCCGGCGCGACTCGCTCCGCCAGCGCAGGGTCAAGGCCCGCCTGGCGCTCGCCGCGCTGCTCTACCTGCTCTTCATGGTCGGCGAGCTcgtgg GTGGATACATTGCGAATAGCCTAGCAATCATGACAGATGCACTTCATATGTTAACTGACCTAAGTGCCATCATATTGACCCTACTTGCTTTGTGGCTGTCTTCAAAATCACCAACTAAAAGGTTCACCTTTGGATTTCACCGCTTAG AGGTTTTGTCAGCCATGATTAGCGTGCTGTTGGTTTATATACTTATGGGATTCCTCCTGTATGAAGCTGTCCAAAGAACTATTCATATGCAATATGAGATAAATGGAGATATAATGCTTATTACTGCTGCTGTTGGAGTTGCAGTTAACATAAT aatgGGGTTTCTGTTGAAACAGTCTGGCCACCATCACGCCCATTCCCACTCCTTGCCTTCAAGTTCTTCTACCATAGGTCCTAGGGGTGAACACAACCATGGGCAGGATAGTCTAGCAGTGAGAGCTGCATTTGTACATGCCTTGGGGGACTTGGTACAGAGTGTTGGTGTGCTGATAGCTGCATATATCATACGATTCAAG CCAGAATACAAGATTGCTGATCCCATCTGTACCTATGTATTTTCATTACTTGTTGCTTTTACAACAATTCGCATCATATGGGACACAGTAGTTATAATACTAGAAG gTGTACCAAGCCACTTGAATATAGACCATATCAAAGAAAGCTTGATGAAGATAGAAGATGTATATTCAGTGGAAGACTTAAATATCTGGTCTCTCACTACAGGAAAACCTACTGCCATAGTACACCTACAGCTAA GTCTGTCGTGTTATGCCTCTGGACGGGGTTTTAAAGTTACAGATTTGTGGCGATG TCTCTACAACACACCCcagaaacagaaaggaaagaagccCTGCAAAAGTGTTGAGGACCGACATGAAGGCTGA